A single genomic interval of Pyrus communis chromosome 7, drPyrComm1.1, whole genome shotgun sequence harbors:
- the LOC137740396 gene encoding shikimate O-hydroxycinnamoyltransferase-like, whose amino-acid sequence MVVNVTVRESTMVKPAEETPKKALWNSNVDLVIPSIHTPSVYFYRPNQNGGSNFFDPAVLKHALSKALVPFYPMAGRLKRDDDGRVEIDCGGQGVLFVEAETGSVLDDFGDFAPTLELRRLIPAVDYSAGISTYALLVLQVTYFKCGGVSLGVGMQHHVADGFSGLHFINTWSDMARGLDLTIPPFIDRTLLRSRDPPQPAFHHIEYQPAPPMNTPLQSAKPGAADTTTVSIFRLTRDQLNILKSKSKEAGNTVSYSSYEMFSGHVWRCVCKARELPDDQDTKLYIATDGRSRLQPPLPPGYFGNVIFTTTPIAVTGDLQSKPTWYAASRIHDALVRMDDNYLRSALDYLELQPDLSALVRGAHTFRCPNLGITSWVRLPIHDADFGWGQPIFMGPGGIAFEGLAFVLPSATNDGSLSLAISLQSEHMKSFSRLLYDI is encoded by the exons ATGGTGGTCAACGTTACCGTGAGGGAGTCAACGATGGTAAAGCCGGCGGAGGAGACTCCGAAGAAGGCGCTGTGGAATTCGAACGTGGACCTGGTGATTCCGAGCATTCACACGCCCAGCGTCTATTTCTACAGGCCGAATCAAAACGGTGGGTCCAACTTCTTCGACCCGGCGGTGCTCAAGCACGCTCTCTCCAAGGCCCTTGTGCCGTTCTACCCCATGGCGGGGCGGCTGAAGCGCGATGACGACGGCCGTGTCGAGATAGATTGCGGCGGCCAGGGTGTTCTGTTTGTTGAGGCGGAGACGGGCTCCGTCCTCGATGATTTCGGGGATTTCGCTCCCACGCTGGAGCTCCGGAGGCTCATCCCGGCCGTTGATTACTCTGCTGGCATATCGACTTATGCGCTCTTGGTGTTACag GTCACGTACTTCAAATGCGGAGGAGTGTCACTTGGTGTTGGAATGCAGCACCATGTAGCAGATGGATTTTCTGGTCTGCACTTTATTAACACATGGTCTGATATGGCTCGTGGTCTTGACCTTACAATTCCTCCATTCATCGACAGGACATTGCTTCGTAGCCGAGACCCACCTCAGCCTGCATTCCACCACATTGAATACCAACCTGCTCCACCGATGAATACCCCTCTGCAAAGCGCAAAACCTGGTGCTGCAGATACCACCACAGTCTCCATTTTTAGATTAACGCGGGATCAGCTCAACATCTTGAAATCCAAGTCTAAGGAAGCGGGGAATACAGTCAGCTATAGCTCATATGAGATGTTCTCAGGTCATGTTTGGAGATGTGTATGCAAGGCACGTGAACTTCCCGATGATCAAGACACCAAACTATATATTGCCACTGATGGAAGGTCCAGACTGCAACCACCACTCCCACCTGGTTACTTTGGCAATGTGATTTTCACAACAACACCAATTGCTGTCACCGGGGATCTCCAATCAAAACCAACTTGGTATGCTGCCAGCCGTATCCATGATGCTTTGGTCCGTATGGATGATAATTATCTTAGATCAGCCCTCGACTATCTTGAACTTCAGCCTGATCTGTCTGCCCTGGTTCGTGGAGCTCATACATTTAGATGTCCAAACCTGGGGATCACTAGTTGGGTTAGGCTGCCAATCCATGATGCCGACTTTGGATGGGGTCAGCCCATTTTCATGGGACCTGGTGGAATTGCATTCGAGGGGTTGGCGTTTGTATTACCAAGTGCAACCAATGATGGGAGTTTATCGCTGGCCATTTCTCTGCAATCCGAACATATGAAATCCTTTTCAAGGTTGTTGTATGACATATAA
- the LOC137740674 gene encoding secreted RxLR effector protein 161-like, with protein sequence MDASLYRKIVGSLLYLTATRPAIMYTASLLSRFMHNLTKIHLGTAKRVHRYVQGTIDFEIKYEKGKSTILVGFYDSEWGGSEDDKKSTSGYAFTFGSGVLSWALVKRQCVALSTAKAKYVSSAEATSQAIWLRFFLKDFEEL encoded by the coding sequence ATGGATGCAAGTCTTTATAGGAAGATAGTTGGCAGTCTGTTATATCTTACAGCAACAAGACCAGCTATCATGTATACTGCAAGCTTACTCTCAAGGTTCATGCACAATCTTACAAAGATACATTTGGGAACTGCAAAAAGAGTCCATAGGTATGTGCAAGGAACAATTGACTTTGAGATCAAATATGAGAAAGGAAAGTCAACTATATTAGTTGGTTTCTATGACAGTGAATGGGGAGGTAGTGAAGATGACAAGAAGAGCACATCGGGGTATGCATTTACTTTTGGTTCTGGAGTACTCTCCTGGGCTTTAGTTAAGCGACAATGTGTTGCACTGTCAACAGCCAAAGCTAAGTATGTAAGTTCTGCAGAAGCAACATCTCAAGCAATATGGCTGAGATTTTTTCTCAAAGATTTCGAGGAACTGTAA